One genomic window of Streptomyces sp. NBC_01276 includes the following:
- a CDS encoding HAD family hydrolase has translation MSAGGAHIVWDWNGTLLHDIDAVIIATNASFAEFGFAPITLETYRDLYVVPVPKFYERLMGRLPTEEEWLVMDETFHRYYWAAADAAGLAEGAPELLRAWQADGLTQSLLSLAPHDKLVPLVCTHGIDGHFLRVDGRTGPSHTTKAGHLVRHMAAMEPAGVTAGRTVLIGDAVDDALAAAHVGARAVLYTGGSHSRTSLEAAGVPVVDTLAEAVATARELAG, from the coding sequence GTGAGCGCCGGCGGGGCCCACATCGTCTGGGACTGGAACGGCACGCTGCTGCACGACATCGACGCCGTCATCATCGCGACCAACGCCTCCTTCGCGGAGTTCGGGTTCGCGCCGATCACCCTGGAGACGTACCGGGACCTGTACGTCGTACCGGTCCCGAAGTTCTACGAGCGCCTCATGGGCCGGCTGCCCACCGAGGAGGAGTGGCTCGTCATGGACGAGACCTTCCACCGCTACTACTGGGCGGCGGCCGACGCGGCCGGCCTCGCCGAGGGCGCGCCGGAGCTGCTGCGCGCCTGGCAGGCCGACGGACTCACCCAGTCCCTGCTGTCCCTCGCACCCCACGACAAGCTCGTGCCGCTGGTGTGCACGCACGGCATAGACGGGCACTTCCTGCGCGTCGACGGCCGTACCGGGCCCTCCCACACCACCAAGGCGGGACACCTCGTACGCCATATGGCCGCCATGGAGCCCGCCGGAGTGACCGCCGGACGGACGGTCCTCATCGGCGACGCCGTGGACGACGCGCTCGCCGCGGCCCACGTGGGCGCACGGGCCGTGCTCTACACGGGCGGTTCGCACAGCCGGACCAGCCTCGAAGCCGCGGGCGTGCCCGTCGTCGACACCCTGGCCGAGGCCGTCGCCACCGCCCGCGAGCTGGCCGGATAA
- a CDS encoding Rv3235 family protein, which translates to MDTTKSPTRSRPAGRRDSRRPAGTPRARRRPGPHDWFAERLLAVLSGQRPVHSLLGLTVGPAYEQLADLAPTGPPLGRPRPVLRHCGRFHPGPGVIEAFARIATGDRVSAMAFRLEQGPDLRWRCAAIEIRGPRTRGDSARGAAVVS; encoded by the coding sequence ATGGACACCACCAAGAGCCCGACCCGCAGCCGTCCCGCCGGCCGGCGGGACTCGCGCCGGCCGGCCGGCACCCCGCGGGCCCGGCGCCGGCCCGGACCGCACGACTGGTTCGCGGAGCGCCTCCTGGCGGTGCTGAGCGGCCAGCGGCCCGTCCACTCGCTGCTGGGCCTCACGGTGGGCCCGGCCTACGAGCAGCTGGCGGACCTGGCCCCCACCGGGCCCCCGCTGGGCCGCCCCCGGCCCGTCCTGCGCCACTGCGGCCGCTTCCACCCCGGCCCGGGGGTCATCGAGGCCTTCGCCCGCATCGCCACCGGTGACCGCGTCTCGGCGATGGCCTTCCGCCTGGAACAGGGCCCGGACCTGCGCTGGCGTTGCGCGGCGATCGAGATCCGGGGCCCGCGCACCCGGGGGGATTCGGCCCGCGGGGCGGCGGTCGTATCCTGA